The proteins below are encoded in one region of Paeniglutamicibacter cryotolerans:
- a CDS encoding acetoin utilization protein AcuC: MMAYRFSESHPMHPARLELTARLCTELGLFARENLALVAPPVATDAELALVHDPDYIAAVHAVSADPSASNLKRGLGTEDNPVYAGIHEASARLAGGSLIAADAIVAEKALHVVNFGGGMHHAARGKASGFCIYNDAALAIQRLLDGGVERVLYIDVDAHHGDGTQNIFWNEPRVMTISMHESGMSLFPGTGYANEVGGPDALGTAVNLAVPARTPDAAWLRAFHAVVPQLATAFAPEAIVSQHGCDGHVDDELSNLCLSVDAQRQNALDISDLADRLCGGRWIATGGGGYNITGVVPRTWSHLVAIASGTPVPLRTAVPEPWREYVAQRYGISAPALMGDGAELWWRSWEVGYDPADPVDRTIMATRKEVFPYYGLDPWFD, translated from the coding sequence ATGATGGCGTACCGCTTCAGCGAGAGCCATCCGATGCATCCGGCCCGGCTCGAGCTGACGGCCCGGCTGTGCACCGAGCTCGGGCTCTTCGCACGGGAGAACCTGGCCCTCGTCGCCCCGCCCGTGGCCACCGACGCCGAACTGGCACTGGTCCACGACCCGGACTACATTGCCGCGGTGCACGCCGTCAGCGCCGATCCCTCGGCATCCAACCTCAAGCGTGGGCTGGGCACCGAGGACAACCCGGTCTATGCGGGCATCCACGAGGCAAGCGCCCGTCTTGCGGGCGGCTCGCTGATCGCCGCCGATGCCATCGTCGCGGAGAAGGCCCTGCATGTGGTGAACTTCGGCGGCGGCATGCACCACGCAGCCCGCGGCAAGGCCAGCGGCTTCTGCATCTACAACGATGCCGCCCTGGCCATCCAGCGCCTGCTGGACGGCGGGGTGGAGCGGGTGCTGTATATCGATGTCGACGCGCACCACGGCGACGGTACCCAAAACATCTTCTGGAACGAACCGCGCGTGATGACCATCTCCATGCACGAATCGGGCATGTCGCTCTTCCCCGGGACCGGGTACGCCAACGAGGTCGGCGGCCCCGACGCGCTGGGCACGGCAGTGAACCTCGCCGTCCCGGCACGCACCCCGGACGCCGCCTGGCTGCGCGCCTTCCATGCCGTGGTCCCGCAGCTCGCCACGGCGTTCGCCCCGGAGGCCATCGTCAGCCAGCACGGCTGCGATGGGCACGTCGACGACGAACTGAGCAACCTGTGCCTGAGCGTCGATGCCCAGCGTCAGAACGCCCTTGACATCTCGGACCTGGCCGATCGGCTCTGCGGCGGGCGCTGGATCGCCACCGGTGGCGGCGGCTACAACATCACCGGGGTCGTCCCGCGAACCTGGAGCCACCTGGTGGCCATCGCATCGGGCACGCCGGTGCCGCTGCGCACCGCCGTTCCGGAGCCCTGGCGCGAGTACGTGGCGCAGCGCTACGGGATCAGCGCCCCCGCGCTGATGGGCGATGGTGCCGAGCTGTGGTGGCGCTCCTGGGAGGTGGGCTACGACCCGGCCGACCCGGTGGACCGCACCATCATGGCTACCCGCAAGGAGGTCTTCCCGTACTACGGGCTCGACCCCTGGTTCGACTGA
- a CDS encoding 3-deoxy-7-phosphoheptulonate synthase, which produces MNSVAALIAKAPANSNERVISFSPLPSPAELMADLPAAEKTGLLVSRARQDVRAVLDGLDSRLLLIVGPCSIHDTVAGLEYARRLAEAAHRHEGELLIVMRSYFEKPRTTIGWKGLVNDPHLDGSHDMNAGLRAARRFLLAVAELGLPTATEFLEPLSAQYLADLVSWGAIGARTTESQTHRQLVSGLSMPVGFKNGTDGGIRVAVDACGAASAAQGFMGIDEDGRTAVVATAGNPDVHLILRGGSDGPNYDAVAVESASAQMAEAKLNPRVIVDASHANSGKSHLRQVDVLRELADRIAAGDTTIAGIMAESFLMPGAQKLDPAQSVQPGFSVLETLSYGQSVTDACMGWEATERALEQLATAVKARR; this is translated from the coding sequence ATGAATTCCGTCGCAGCATTGATCGCCAAGGCACCGGCCAACTCCAACGAGCGCGTGATCTCCTTCAGCCCCTTGCCCAGCCCCGCCGAACTGATGGCGGACCTCCCGGCGGCCGAGAAGACCGGCCTTCTGGTCTCCAGGGCCCGCCAGGACGTCCGTGCGGTGCTCGACGGGCTGGACTCCCGTCTGCTTCTCATCGTCGGGCCCTGCTCCATCCATGACACGGTCGCCGGGCTCGAGTACGCCCGCCGCCTTGCCGAGGCCGCCCACCGCCACGAGGGCGAGCTGCTGATCGTGATGCGCAGCTACTTCGAGAAGCCGCGGACCACGATCGGCTGGAAGGGGCTGGTCAACGACCCGCACCTCGACGGCTCGCACGACATGAATGCCGGGCTGCGGGCCGCCCGCCGCTTCCTGCTGGCCGTCGCCGAGCTGGGCTTGCCGACGGCCACTGAATTCCTTGAGCCGCTCAGCGCACAATACCTGGCCGACCTGGTCTCGTGGGGTGCCATCGGGGCCCGCACCACGGAGAGCCAGACGCACCGCCAGCTGGTCTCGGGACTCTCGATGCCGGTGGGTTTCAAGAACGGTACCGACGGCGGCATCCGCGTGGCCGTGGACGCCTGTGGAGCCGCTTCGGCTGCCCAGGGCTTCATGGGCATCGACGAGGACGGGCGCACGGCCGTGGTGGCCACCGCCGGCAATCCGGACGTCCACCTGATCCTGCGCGGAGGCTCCGACGGGCCGAATTACGATGCCGTCGCCGTGGAATCCGCCTCGGCCCAGATGGCCGAGGCAAAGCTGAACCCGCGGGTGATAGTCGATGCCAGCCACGCCAACTCCGGCAAGTCACACCTGCGACAGGTCGATGTCCTTCGGGAACTTGCCGACCGGATCGCGGCCGGCGATACCACCATCGCCGGCATCATGGCCGAGAGCTTCCTGATGCCCGGCGCCCAGAAACTGGATCCGGCCCAGTCTGTCCAGCCGGGGTTCTCGGTGTTGGAAACACTTTCCTACGGCCAGTCGGTGACCGATGCCTGCATGGGCTGGGAGGCTACGGAACGCGCGTTGGAGCAGCTGGCTACGGCGGTCAAAGCCCGTCGTTAG
- a CDS encoding TrkH family potassium uptake protein, translating into MGNSPDFEAAVRRGSLRRTVVRGRAKLDEFATSSPARLALFTFVLVITVFTSLLSLPVASRDGTPTPFHDALFTAVSAVCVTGLTVVSTATHWSFFGQLVMIIGVFVGGLGILTLASVLSLAVSKRLGVRGKLMAQNSMNTSATSALGEVGSLLRIVITTSVAIEVALMLMLTPRFLVLGESFPTALWHGIFYSISSFNNAGFTPHSDGLVPYETDLWILVPLMLGVALGSLGFPVLMILIAHRFNTRRWPLHTKLTLLVTGILLSAGTLFWGALEWNNPETIGEMDVGDKVIHAAFASVMTRSGGFNLVDQIDMHPATMLLSDALMFAGGGSASTAGGIKVTTIAVMFLAIFAEARGDTDVRAFGRRIPEGTMRVAISVIVLGATLVSVATGTLLVLSGTTLDRALFESISAFATVGLSTNLSAELPPAGKYVLSALMFAGRIGTITLAAALTLRQRNQLYHYPEERPIIG; encoded by the coding sequence ATGGGGAACAGTCCCGATTTTGAGGCCGCAGTACGACGCGGTTCCCTGCGCCGTACCGTGGTGCGGGGACGCGCGAAGCTGGACGAGTTCGCCACCTCCTCCCCCGCCCGGCTGGCGCTTTTCACCTTCGTCCTGGTCATCACCGTCTTCACCTCGCTGCTGTCGCTGCCGGTGGCCTCGCGCGACGGAACGCCCACCCCGTTCCACGACGCCCTGTTCACCGCGGTCTCGGCGGTCTGCGTGACCGGCCTGACGGTGGTCTCCACCGCCACGCACTGGTCCTTCTTCGGCCAGCTGGTGATGATCATCGGCGTGTTCGTCGGCGGCTTGGGCATCCTGACCTTGGCCTCGGTGCTCTCGCTGGCCGTCAGCAAGCGCCTGGGCGTGCGCGGGAAGCTGATGGCGCAGAACTCCATGAACACCTCGGCCACCAGCGCGCTGGGCGAGGTCGGCTCGCTGCTGCGCATCGTCATCACCACCTCGGTGGCCATCGAGGTGGCGCTGATGCTGATGCTCACACCGCGCTTCCTGGTCCTGGGCGAGTCTTTCCCCACGGCCCTGTGGCACGGGATCTTCTACTCGATCTCCTCCTTCAACAACGCCGGCTTCACCCCGCATTCCGACGGCCTGGTGCCCTACGAGACCGACCTGTGGATCCTGGTTCCGCTGATGCTCGGCGTGGCGCTGGGATCGCTGGGCTTCCCGGTGCTGATGATCCTGATTGCGCACCGCTTCAACACCAGGCGCTGGCCCCTGCACACCAAGCTGACGCTGCTGGTCACCGGGATCCTGCTGAGCGCCGGCACCCTGTTCTGGGGCGCGTTGGAATGGAACAACCCCGAGACCATCGGGGAGATGGACGTGGGAGACAAGGTCATCCACGCGGCGTTCGCCTCGGTGATGACCCGTTCCGGCGGATTCAACCTGGTCGACCAGATCGACATGCATCCGGCCACCATGCTGCTGTCCGACGCGCTGATGTTCGCCGGCGGCGGCTCCGCCTCGACGGCCGGCGGCATCAAGGTCACCACCATCGCCGTGATGTTCCTGGCGATCTTTGCCGAGGCCCGCGGCGACACCGACGTGCGCGCGTTCGGCCGGCGCATCCCCGAAGGCACGATGCGCGTGGCGATCTCCGTGATCGTGCTCGGTGCGACGCTCGTCTCGGTCGCCACCGGCACCCTGCTGGTGCTCTCCGGCACCACGCTGGACCGGGCGCTTTTCGAATCCATCTCCGCGTTCGCTACGGTGGGATTGAGCACCAACCTGAGCGCCGAGCTGCCGCCAGCGGGCAAGTATGTGCTCTCCGCGCTCATGTTCGCCGGCCGCATCGGCACCATCACCCTGGCCGCGGCCTTGACGCTGCGCCAGCGCAACCAGCTGTACCACTACCCGGAAGAGAGGCCGATCATTGGCTGA
- a CDS encoding 30S ribosomal protein bS22: MGSVIKKRRKRMAKKKHRKLLRKTRHQRRNKK; this comes from the coding sequence ATGGGCTCTGTTATCAAGAAGCGCCGCAAGCGTATGGCCAAGAAGAAGCACCGCAAATTGCTTCGGAAGACCCGTCACCAGCGTCGTAATAAGAAGTAA
- a CDS encoding potassium channel family protein, giving the protein MLVIGLGRFGAAVAEQLVKQGREVLAIERNADLVQKWAASLTHVVEADATNIDALRQLGAQEFSSAVVGVGTSIESSVLITVNLVDLGIEHLWVKAITPSHGKILTRIGANHVIYPEADAGVRAAHLVGGRMLDFIEFDDGFAIVKMYPPKETQGFTLAESQVRSKYGVTIVGVKSPGEDFTYAQPHTKVTRRDVLIVSGHVDLLERFASRP; this is encoded by the coding sequence GTGCTGGTGATCGGCCTGGGCCGTTTCGGCGCCGCCGTGGCAGAGCAGCTGGTGAAGCAGGGCCGCGAGGTCCTGGCCATCGAACGCAATGCGGACCTGGTCCAGAAGTGGGCCGCGTCGCTGACCCACGTGGTCGAGGCCGATGCCACCAACATCGACGCGCTGCGCCAACTCGGCGCGCAGGAGTTCTCCTCAGCCGTGGTCGGCGTGGGCACCTCGATCGAGTCCTCCGTGCTGATCACGGTGAACCTGGTGGACCTGGGCATCGAGCACCTCTGGGTGAAGGCGATCACGCCCTCGCACGGCAAGATCCTGACCCGGATCGGGGCGAACCACGTCATCTATCCGGAGGCCGATGCCGGCGTGCGTGCGGCGCACCTGGTGGGCGGGCGGATGCTGGACTTCATCGAGTTCGATGACGGGTTCGCCATCGTGAAGATGTACCCGCCGAAGGAAACCCAGGGGTTCACGCTGGCCGAGTCGCAGGTGCGCTCCAAATACGGGGTGACGATCGTGGGGGTGAAGTCCCCCGGCGAGGACTTCACCTACGCCCAACCGCACACCAAGGTCACCCGGCGCGACGTGCTGATCGTCTCCGGTCATGTGGACCTGCTCGAGCGCTTCGCGTCCCGACCCTGA
- the gdhA gene encoding NADP-specific glutamate dehydrogenase has product MDQHLASIRDEVFRRNPGEAEFHQAVTEVFESLEAVSRKRPEYAEAAILQRMCEPERQIIFRVPWMDDAGRVQINRGFRVEFNSALGPYKGGLRFHPSVYLGIIKFLGFEQIFKNSLTGMPIGGGKGGSDFDPRGKSDAEVMRFCQSFMTELYRHIGEYTDVPAGDIGVGGREIGYLFGQYKRITNRYESGVLTGKGMGWGGSLVRPEATGYGAVLFTQEMLKTRGASFDGQRVVVSGSGNVAINAIHKAQTFGARVVAASDSTGYIVDEAGIDVDLLRQIKEVERGRISDYAERRGSKVSYVAGGNVWDVDATVALPCATQNELDDVAAKRLIEAGVLAVAEGANMPCTTEATALFQEAGVLFGPGKAANAGGVATSALEMQQNASRDSWSFEHTERRLSEIMVGIHDRCAATADEYGMPGNYVAGANIAGFVKVADAMMAQGLI; this is encoded by the coding sequence TTGGACCAGCACCTAGCGTCAATCAGGGACGAGGTTTTCCGCCGGAATCCCGGAGAAGCAGAATTCCACCAAGCAGTCACCGAGGTTTTCGAAAGCCTCGAAGCAGTCTCGCGCAAGCGTCCCGAGTACGCCGAAGCGGCCATCCTTCAGCGCATGTGCGAACCGGAACGCCAGATCATCTTCCGCGTCCCGTGGATGGACGACGCCGGACGCGTGCAGATCAACCGCGGTTTCCGCGTTGAATTCAACTCGGCGCTGGGCCCCTACAAGGGCGGCCTGCGCTTTCACCCCTCGGTATACCTGGGCATCATCAAGTTCCTGGGCTTTGAACAGATCTTCAAGAACTCCTTGACCGGCATGCCCATCGGCGGTGGCAAGGGTGGTTCCGATTTCGACCCGCGCGGCAAGTCCGACGCGGAGGTCATGCGCTTCTGCCAGTCCTTCATGACCGAGCTCTACCGCCACATCGGTGAATACACCGACGTTCCGGCCGGCGATATCGGCGTGGGCGGGCGTGAAATCGGCTACCTCTTCGGGCAGTACAAGCGCATCACCAACCGCTACGAATCCGGCGTACTCACCGGCAAGGGCATGGGCTGGGGCGGTTCCCTGGTGCGCCCCGAGGCCACCGGCTACGGCGCCGTCCTGTTCACCCAGGAAATGCTCAAGACCCGCGGCGCTTCGTTCGACGGTCAGCGCGTCGTGGTTTCCGGCTCCGGAAACGTGGCCATCAACGCGATCCACAAGGCCCAGACCTTCGGCGCCCGCGTCGTGGCGGCCTCCGACTCGACCGGCTACATCGTCGATGAGGCCGGGATAGACGTCGACCTGCTGCGCCAGATCAAGGAGGTCGAGCGCGGACGCATCAGCGACTACGCCGAGCGCCGCGGCAGCAAGGTTTCCTATGTCGCGGGCGGCAACGTCTGGGACGTGGATGCCACCGTCGCGCTTCCGTGCGCCACCCAGAACGAGCTCGACGACGTAGCGGCCAAACGCCTGATCGAGGCCGGCGTCCTCGCCGTGGCGGAGGGCGCCAACATGCCCTGCACCACGGAAGCCACGGCGCTCTTCCAAGAAGCCGGCGTGCTGTTCGGTCCGGGGAAGGCGGCAAACGCCGGCGGTGTGGCTACTTCCGCCCTGGAAATGCAGCAGAACGCTTCCCGTGACTCGTGGAGCTTCGAGCACACCGAACGACGCCTGAGCGAGATCATGGTCGGCATCCACGACCGTTGCGCCGCCACGGCGGACGAATACGGGATGCCCGGGAACTACGTAGCCGGTGCCAACATCGCCGGCTTCGTGAAGGTCGCCGACGCGATGATGGCCCAGGGCCTGATCTAG
- a CDS encoding glutaredoxin family protein, producing MTAIDPTPRVELLVRAGCHLCEAARQTVEKVTGSLGLGWTELDVDADPALLARYSEEIPVLLIDGVQRDFWVIDPLRLRALLVG from the coding sequence ATGACTGCCATTGACCCAACCCCGAGGGTGGAGCTCCTGGTTCGTGCCGGATGCCACCTGTGTGAAGCTGCCCGCCAGACAGTGGAGAAGGTGACGGGGTCCCTGGGACTGGGATGGACCGAGCTCGATGTCGACGCCGACCCCGCCCTGTTAGCGCGGTACTCCGAGGAGATCCCGGTCCTGCTGATCGACGGCGTGCAGCGGGACTTCTGGGTCATTGATCCGCTCCGGCTACGTGCGCTGCTCGTTGGCTAG
- a CDS encoding ArsR/SmtB family transcription factor, with protein MVHDDIFTALADPTRRLLLEALKPGERSVGSLVDQLGVSQPTVSKHLKVLREASLVAMRADGQRRYYALALPALALAADWAGSFLPAAAPPTPAPVRAPAQGSPARVQAPGASAAGSTSAIVPVRIPITELEPASAGAQASAAAQQLGRTVGRTVEQVTGRAADLLERLPMPKFGRRR; from the coding sequence GTGGTACATGATGATATTTTTACGGCACTGGCCGATCCGACCCGACGCCTCCTGCTCGAGGCACTGAAGCCGGGGGAACGCAGCGTCGGCTCCCTGGTCGATCAGCTCGGTGTGTCCCAGCCGACGGTCTCCAAGCACTTGAAGGTCCTGCGTGAGGCCTCGTTGGTGGCCATGCGCGCGGATGGACAGCGCCGCTACTACGCGCTGGCGCTCCCCGCCCTGGCCCTCGCAGCCGACTGGGCCGGTTCCTTCCTGCCCGCAGCGGCACCGCCAACCCCCGCGCCGGTCCGGGCTCCCGCCCAAGGTTCCCCTGCCCGGGTACAAGCTCCCGGCGCGTCCGCCGCAGGCTCCACCTCGGCCATCGTCCCGGTTCGCATCCCCATCACCGAGCTCGAACCGGCAAGTGCCGGGGCCCAAGCCAGCGCCGCCGCGCAACAGCTCGGACGCACCGTGGGACGCACCGTCGAGCAGGTGACCGGACGAGCAGCTGACCTGCTCGAACGGCTGCCCATGCCCAAATTCGGGCGTCGCCGGTAG
- a CDS encoding single stranded DNA-binding domain-containing protein, with protein sequence MSTPANEPHDPQNPPPEQPRYGQNPPQAGQNAPQYGQNVPPYGQPTPQYGQNAAQAPAPYGQAPQQYPGSFPVPQQFPMGVKPVVANRPGLLTAAFWLLLVAGAYSLLISVVFIILPRGAMLTQVETMIAADPALQSQLATAGLKISDLAAVFDMAINFVVVLGIISAGLFALIAFMLRAGSNGARITGTVLAVLSLLTLTSGVTILPALLGVVAIVLSWLRPSSDYIAYKKASRAVV encoded by the coding sequence GTGAGCACCCCCGCCAACGAACCCCATGATCCGCAGAACCCGCCGCCCGAACAGCCCCGATACGGGCAGAATCCCCCGCAAGCCGGGCAAAACGCTCCGCAGTACGGGCAGAACGTGCCTCCCTACGGCCAGCCCACACCGCAGTATGGGCAGAACGCGGCCCAGGCGCCTGCCCCCTACGGCCAGGCGCCCCAGCAGTACCCCGGGAGCTTCCCGGTTCCGCAGCAGTTCCCGATGGGCGTCAAGCCCGTGGTTGCTAACCGACCCGGTCTGCTCACCGCGGCCTTCTGGCTGCTGCTAGTCGCTGGTGCATACAGCCTGCTCATATCCGTGGTCTTCATCATCCTTCCGCGGGGTGCCATGCTCACCCAGGTTGAAACCATGATTGCGGCCGATCCCGCGCTCCAGTCGCAGTTGGCGACGGCGGGGCTCAAAATATCGGACCTGGCAGCGGTGTTCGACATGGCCATCAACTTCGTGGTCGTACTCGGCATCATTTCCGCCGGGCTTTTTGCCCTGATCGCCTTCATGCTGCGTGCCGGCAGCAACGGAGCCCGCATCACCGGAACGGTGCTCGCCGTACTTTCGCTGCTGACCCTCACCAGCGGCGTCACCATACTGCCGGCACTTCTGGGCGTCGTGGCGATCGTCCTGTCCTGGCTGCGCCCCTCCAGCGACTACATCGCCTACAAGAAGGCTTCCAGGGCCGTTGTCTAA
- a CDS encoding redox-sensing transcriptional repressor Rex, protein MDSLDATEMPDGLPRQEPVAAVRPSQVADRQLPEATLSRLTGYLRVLTSLQADGQHSASSGVLAEAAGVNPAIVRKDLSLLGSYGTRGVGYVVSELSQHISKALGLTQEWRVAIIGAGNLGRALAGYGGFRNRGFDVVALIDADPQLVGQRIGELVISDGTDLAAVIARDQANMVVLAVPAAAAQPLCDELVKCGISSILSFAPVPLQVPAGVHLRKVDLATELQILAYHAQDVD, encoded by the coding sequence ATCGATTCCCTGGATGCGACGGAAATGCCCGACGGATTACCCAGGCAGGAGCCCGTGGCTGCGGTGCGGCCGTCGCAGGTGGCCGACCGGCAATTGCCAGAGGCTACATTGTCCCGGCTCACGGGCTACCTGCGAGTGCTGACCTCGCTGCAGGCCGACGGGCAACATAGCGCCTCCTCCGGCGTCCTCGCCGAGGCTGCCGGGGTGAATCCCGCGATAGTGCGCAAGGACCTTTCGTTGCTCGGTTCCTACGGAACCCGGGGCGTCGGCTATGTCGTATCGGAACTGAGCCAACACATCTCCAAGGCCCTGGGGCTGACCCAGGAATGGCGCGTTGCCATCATCGGTGCCGGCAATCTGGGACGCGCGCTGGCCGGATATGGAGGGTTCAGGAACCGCGGTTTCGACGTGGTGGCCCTCATCGACGCCGACCCGCAACTCGTGGGCCAGCGCATCGGCGAGCTCGTGATCTCCGACGGAACGGACCTGGCCGCCGTCATTGCCCGGGATCAGGCAAACATGGTGGTGCTGGCCGTTCCCGCGGCGGCGGCCCAGCCGTTGTGCGACGAGTTGGTGAAATGCGGCATCAGCAGCATCCTCAGCTTCGCGCCCGTCCCGCTCCAAGTCCCTGCGGGAGTGCACCTGCGCAAGGTGGACCTGGCCACCGAACTGCAGATCCTGGCCTACCACGCGCAGGACGTCGACTAA
- a CDS encoding helix-turn-helix domain-containing protein translates to MVEPQNFANARFMTVAEVADVMRVSKMTVYRLVHSGELPAVRFGRSYRVPENAVEAYLRAAGLHGGSATG, encoded by the coding sequence ATGGTAGAGCCGCAGAACTTCGCAAATGCGAGATTCATGACGGTGGCGGAGGTCGCCGACGTCATGCGTGTGTCGAAGATGACCGTTTACCGGTTGGTGCATTCGGGCGAATTGCCCGCCGTGCGCTTCGGGAGGTCCTATCGCGTCCCCGAAAACGCGGTGGAAGCATACCTGCGTGCGGCGGGACTGCATGGGGGATCGGCCACGGGCTGA
- a CDS encoding HAD family hydrolase: protein MPSSSSGYPDFPLPGLPDSVEAAFFDVDNTMMRGASLFAVARKMYQRKAFTLRQVAGFALLQMRFLTRGEDMKDIHQVRDRALALIAGFFVDDMEALGDEIYDEFIVSKIWPGTRAIANQHLNARRQVWLVTATPLEVASVMARRLGLSGALGTVVEQHDGAYTGRLVGEILHGPAKAAAVRQLAEATNLNLARCWAYSDSHNDIPLLEAVGHPVAINPDGGLRRHAKARNWPVYDFRTGRRAATLGLKAAGISGALWGLWRSLGSIRRR, encoded by the coding sequence ATGCCCTCGTCGAGCTCCGGATACCCGGATTTCCCCCTTCCCGGACTCCCCGATTCAGTCGAGGCCGCCTTCTTCGACGTCGACAACACCATGATGCGCGGGGCCAGCCTTTTTGCCGTGGCCCGGAAGATGTACCAGCGCAAGGCCTTTACGCTGCGGCAGGTCGCCGGATTCGCCCTGCTCCAGATGCGCTTCCTCACCCGTGGCGAGGACATGAAGGACATCCATCAGGTGCGCGACCGCGCGCTGGCCCTTATTGCCGGGTTCTTCGTCGATGACATGGAAGCACTCGGGGATGAGATCTACGACGAGTTCATCGTTTCCAAGATTTGGCCGGGAACCCGCGCCATCGCCAACCAACACCTGAATGCCCGACGCCAGGTCTGGCTCGTCACGGCGACGCCGTTGGAGGTCGCCTCCGTGATGGCCCGGCGGCTCGGCCTCTCGGGGGCCCTGGGCACCGTGGTGGAACAGCATGATGGCGCCTACACCGGACGCCTAGTCGGTGAGATCCTTCATGGACCGGCCAAGGCGGCGGCCGTCCGGCAACTGGCCGAGGCCACGAACCTGAACCTCGCCCGTTGCTGGGCCTATAGCGATTCACACAACGACATTCCGCTGCTTGAGGCGGTCGGCCACCCCGTGGCCATCAATCCCGACGGCGGACTGCGCCGTCATGCCAAGGCCCGCAACTGGCCCGTCTACGATTTCAGAACGGGCAGGCGCGCCGCGACGCTGGGGCTGAAGGCCGCCGGCATCTCCGGTGCCTTGTGGGGTCTGTGGCGAAGCCTCGGAAGCATTCGAAGGCGCTAG
- a CDS encoding histidine phosphatase family protein — translation MSTATVHLLRHGEVHNPDKVLYGRLPEFHLSELGREMADRAAEYFLGQRNNGARIVHLAASPLVRAQETAEPTASALGLEIVTDERILEAKNHFEGLSNVKSHLRKPEHWPYLLNPFRPSWGEPYRDQVERMMAAIRDHRDRALEIGGPGSEAVLVSHQLPIWVTRRAAEGKRLWHDPRNRECTLTSVTSLDFDGESLVAVRYAEPSIDLLANAANIPGA, via the coding sequence ATGTCCACTGCCACCGTCCACCTGCTTCGCCATGGAGAAGTCCATAATCCGGACAAGGTGCTCTACGGGCGACTCCCCGAATTCCACCTTTCCGAGCTCGGCCGTGAAATGGCAGACCGGGCCGCGGAGTACTTCCTCGGCCAGCGGAATAATGGAGCGCGGATTGTGCACCTGGCGGCATCGCCTCTAGTCAGGGCACAGGAAACCGCCGAGCCGACGGCTTCCGCCCTCGGGTTGGAAATCGTCACCGACGAGCGGATCCTTGAAGCGAAGAACCATTTCGAGGGCCTTTCTAACGTCAAGAGCCACCTGCGCAAGCCGGAACACTGGCCATACCTCCTCAATCCCTTTCGTCCATCCTGGGGGGAGCCCTACCGGGACCAGGTGGAACGAATGATGGCCGCAATCCGAGACCACCGCGACCGCGCGTTGGAAATCGGTGGGCCCGGGTCCGAAGCCGTTTTGGTCAGCCATCAGCTGCCCATCTGGGTGACCCGCCGCGCGGCCGAAGGCAAACGCCTTTGGCATGACCCGCGCAATCGCGAATGCACTCTCACCTCCGTGACAAGCCTGGACTTTGATGGTGAAAGCCTGGTTGCCGTCCGATATGCAGAACCGAGCATTGACCTTCTGGCCAATGCCGCAAACATTCCTGGAGCTTGA